The region GTGGTGCTCGCGGGCGATGATAAGGAACGGGAAACCCTCAAGTTCAAGTTGCGCCGAGCGGTGGCCAACGGGTTGGCGCCCGAAGCGCAGGTACGTGTCACACAGATCGTCTTTGGCCCCCCTTCGCCATTTCCTGTTGCCTACCGCGTCATGGGGCCGGACCCGGACAAGCTGCGGGCGATTGCGCATGAAGTCGAGAGCGTCATGCGCGCCAGTCCGATGATGCGCACCGTCAACACGGATTGGGGTCCGCGTGTACCCGCCTTACACTTCACGCTCAACCAAGACCGCTTGCAGGCTGTGGGGCTGACCTCCAACTCTGTGGCATTGCAACTGCAATTCCTGCTGAGCGGGGTGCCGCTCACGGAGGTGCGTGAGGACATTCGCTCGGTGCAGGTGATGGGCCGCGCAGCGGGCAACATCCGCCTTGATCCTGAGAAGATCGCCGGCTTTACGCTGGTCGGATCGGCAGGGCAACGCATTCCGCTGTCTCAAGTGGGGACGGTCGATGTACGCATGGAAGATCCCATCCTGCGTCGCCGCGACCGCACGCCGACCATGACGGTTCGCGGCGACATCGCCGAAGGTCTGCAACCCCCGGACGTTTCCGTTGCCGTCTTGAAGCAGTTGCAGCCGATCATCGAGAAGCTTCCTTCGGGCTACTGGATCGAGCAGGCCGGCTCGATCGAAGAGTCCGGCAAGGCCACTACCGCAATGCTGCCGCTGTTCCCGATCATGATCGCGCTCACGCTGCTTATCATCATTCTGCAAGTTCGTTCGATCGCGGCAATGGTCATGGTATTTGCCACTAGCCCGCTCGGCTTGATCGGCGTGGTGCCGACCTTGCTGATTTTCCAGCAGCCGTTCGGCATCAACGCGCTGGTCGGCCTGATCGCGCTCTCGGGAATCCTGATGCGGAACACACTGATCTTGATCGGCCAGATCCATCACAACGAACAGGAAGGATTGAGTCCGTTCGATGCGGTCGTCGAAGCTACGGTGCAGCGTGCACGGCCCGTGATATTGACGGCCCTCGCCGCGATCCTGGCCTTCATCCCGCTGACCCATTCCGTGTTCTGGGGAACGCTCGCCTACACCCTGATCGGCGGCACGTTTGCAGGAACGATCCTGACCTTGGTGTTCCTGCCGGCGATGTACTCCATCTGGTTCAAGATCGCATCCCCTCCGGACAGTAGTCGCGACACGCCACCCGATCAGCCGAATGCGCACCCAGCATGATCGGCCGGCATCGCTATTGGGCCTTTGGGAAACCTCTTCCTCGCAAGGCCAAACCCAATCCTCTCTTTCCGCAACTGGGAGCCCATCACCATGAATGACGTCATCATCATCGGCGGCAGCTTTGCTGGTCTCGCCGCCGCCCTGCAACTCGGCCGTGCCCGCCGCAAGGTCACCGTTCTCGATACCGGTTTGCCGCGAAATCGCTTCGCCGGCCACTCACATGGCCTGCTTGGACACGATCACAAGCCACCGCTGGATATCCTGGCCGAGGCGCGTCAGCAGCTGGCGCGCTATCCCACGATCAGACTGGTCAATGGCCGGGCCGACAGCATCTCCGGCGCTATCGACGATTTCACCGTACTCACTGCCGATGGTGAAAGTCTTGGGGCGCGCCGTCTGATCCTAAGCTATGGCGTCGTCGACCAGATGCCTGATGTTCCGGGCTTTGCCGAAAGCTGGGGCACGTCCATCGTGCCTTGCCCCTATTGCGATGGCTTTGAAGTCGCCGGCCAGCATTGGGGGCTCGTCTGGTCCGGCCCGCAGTCGCACAATCAGGTCAGGCTGTTCCACGATTGGACCGACAGGCTGACGGTCTTGGCCGATGGTCGCGAAATTGCTCCCGATATCCGAGCCGATCTAGCGCGCCGCGGTATACCTGTCGTCGATGGCCGGATTGCCGAAATCGCTCATCACGGGGAGCAAAACGCCATCGCCAGGCTCGACACCGGCTCCCAGGTTTCGGTCGACATCCTGTTCGCGCATCCGCGCAACAAGCCGTCCGCAAGCCTGCATGAATCACTGGGCCTCGCCACGGTCGATACGCCCCTCGGCATCGTCCTCAAGGTCGACGAGCGCCGCGAAACCAGCATGCCCGGCATCTACGCTGCGGGCGACCTTACCAACCCTCTCTTGCCCTCGGTCACCACTGCATCATGGCAAGGCGCGATGGCGGGTATTTTCGCCCAGCAGTCGATGCTGGGTTGAGACGACAGCACCACGAAGGCTCGATCAACAATTCATGGGCAATGGCCTGCGTCTGCTTCTGGCCGATAGCGGACTTCTATCGGCCGTGTCTGAGGCGCTGTAATGCACCGCCGAACTCGGTCCTCTGCCATTACTCGGCGCTCGCCGGCTTTAACAGCTCAGCGGAATTTTCAGGTAGCTGCCGCCATTCAACCACACCTGAGCCGCCTCGCCCGCATCCTCGATGCTGTTACCTGCCACCGCTTTGCCGCTGCCGTGGTGATCTCCTGCTGCGGGTTAAGCAGCACCCAATCTGCCAGCCGACTGCCGGGCCGCATGCGCTTATTGATCGCGTGGTTACTTTGAAGTTCAGTATTGCGCCGCGTTGGATTGCAGCGAGTCAGCGACTCACCTCGCCCAAGCAGCTGACGCGCGATAACTAACGCAAGAGTTCGAATAACATTTTCACAGCACCTGCTTGTTCAGCGAAGTATGGGACTTAGAGGTTGCGCTTGTTGGTTTCGACCTCCAGTTGGTCGAAGGATAGGCCATTGAGTTCCTCGGCGTCATTGAAGAACCAGCTGACGACGACCACGCTGTCCGTGGCGCCGAGTCCGCGGTCGACGATGCCGCCGCCGCGCACGATGCGATACCCGTAGTTGCGATCGCGCAGTTTGATGACCCATTCAGCACAAGCGCGCCTGAGATACCGGTCATATCTCGGCGTCTTCGGTGCCGCTTCTGCTTGACCCATGACGGGCGCTCTTCCAGGATTAGCCGCGAGTGCGCCGGCAATTCGGACGCTGACCCGCGGCATACATGGAGACGTAAATGCCGAAGCCCGACTCTCATCTCCTAGCGAAGATACTGGCCTCGATGGTTTGCGTGCTCGCTGCCTTTTCGTGCGCCGCTACGACTGCCGGCCCCGCTTCGGTTCAGGAGACGGCTTTCATGACGGAAGCGGCATCACCCGCCATCAATGACTCGCTTAGCGCGCAACAACTCCACGACAGAATCCTGGCCTGGGTTCTGAGCGTGAATGACGCCCGAGACTTGTCCGCACAAAACATCGAAAGGCAGACTGGCCTTAGCTTGAAGATCGACACGGAAGGTACCGGTAGTTTCCGCGGCGTCGGGGCCTTGACTGGGTCGTGGCGCTATTCGCTGTCCTCGGTGAAGCCCGCCCCCGGCGCAAGCCCTCACTCCGTCTTGTTCAGCATGGGGCACAGTGGCGACCGCTATGCCGATATGACGCCCGTATGCGTCGGCCTGGAGCGCTATCAATCCACGCTAGCCGCAGCCGGATTCAAAGCCTCGCAACGTCCGCCGCGGCTCGGCACCGAATATAGGTTCTTCCGCACCGAAAAAGTCTCCGTACGCATTGAACTGCGCGGAAGAACAAAACTCTATGACCCGCAATTGTGCATCACCAGAATTTTCATAAGCGCCGCCCCACAAGGATGACCGAGCATGGCTACACTTCCGGAAGAATCCGAGGCCAGGAAAAGCTCGACGCCTTGACCCCTGACGGCCCCTCTTCCAGGATAAGACCGCGAGTGCGTCGGCAGTTCGGACGCCGAACCGTGGCACATATGGAGACGTAAATGCCCAAGCTCGATTCTCACCTCCTGGCGACGAGACTGGCCCCTGTGGTCTGCGTGCTCGCTGCCTGTGCGTGCGCGACCACGACCGCGGGCGCCAATTCGGTTCAGGAGAAGGCCACCATGACAGACTCGGCATCGCACGCGATCAACGATTCGCTTAGCGCACAGCAACTCAATGACAAGATCCTGAATTGGATTCTGAGTGTGAACGACGCCCGTGACCTGTCCGGGCCGACCATCGAAAAGCGCACTGGTCTTGACCTGGGGCTCGACCCGGAGACCCCCAACAATTTCCTCGGCGTCGGGGCTCTGCCTGAAGGGTGGCGCTATTCGTTGTCTTCAGTAAAAACCGTCCCTGGCCCGAGCCCTCATGCCGTCCTGTTCCACATGGGGCGAATCAGCGACAGCTACGCCGATATGACGCCTGTGTGTGTCAGCTTGGAGCACTATCGCTCCCCTCTCATTGCCGCAGGATTCAAACCGTCGGAACGCGCGCCGCGGCTGGGCACGGAGTACAGGTTCTTCCGTACTGCAAAAGTATCCGTACGCGTCGAACTTCACGGAAAGACAAAGCGCTACGACGATCAATTATGTGTTTCAAGGGTATTTGTCACGGCTGCTGCTCCTCAAGGATGATCAAGCATGGCAACACTTCAGGAAGAGTTAGAGGCTAGGNNNNNCACACACTTAATTAATTAAGTGTGTGNNNNNCGGTGAGCTATGGGCCCTGCAACTGCGCAATGCTCGTGAATTCTGTTCGGTAGTGGAGGAAGCGATGCTTGCCCTGGTCAATCACGATCAGCACCAGGCGCTTGCCTTTCCGCTGCTTGAACTTCCACTGGGCAACGCGAAAGCGAAATGCTTGACTGTCCAGCTGCATGACAGCTCCATCCAGACGAAGGCGTCGGACCATGTCTGCCAACGACTCCGTAGTGACCTCTAGACGGGACAGCGGCACATCTTCGCCGTTGCAATAGAAGTGAATGATCGCCTCGATAACATCCGCGTCCTCACTTGAGACGTTAGCGACGGGAAACGGAACTACGTTACTTCCATCCATGGGTTCTTCTTGACTCCTATTAGTCGTCCAGCAGGTAGGTCAGTCCGCTGTTAATCAGATAAGACGTAAGCCCCGCGCTTTCAGGCAGGTCCAGCTTCTGCAGGGCTCTCACCTTGTGTGAAGAGACGGTCTTGTTGGTAATACCTAGAGCCTCCGCGACACTGGACACCGATTCGCCCTTACAGAGCATGATGATCACGCTTGCCTCTCGCGGCGTCAGATCTCGCCACGGGTGGCCCTGGTTCTTTTGGACGTCGACCTGAGGGTCCATATACTTGTTCCGTTGCGTAGCAGACTTGATCGCCTCTAGTAGCACCGACCTTGAGCTGCCCTTGCTTACGTAACTGAATGCTCCTGCATCCAAGACGGCCTCCGCTAGCAGGGCGCTATCCGATCCCGAGTAGGCGACCACACGGATGTCAGCGGCGTGGTCCAACACAGCTCTTAGGAGCGGCAACCGCTTCAGCTTGCCTGGCATAACGAGGTCGAGGATCACGACGACGGGGCCGTCGGCCACGCCATCGAGCACCTCAAAAAGCGCCTCGCTATCCTTGGCCGATGAAATGGCCTCTTCCCGCACGTCCATCCGGTCCTGCAACAACTTGGTGACCATCAACACCGAAGAAAGATGGTCATCTGCAACGACATACTTCATGCACTTATCCTTAAGCTCGTTCTGCTTGGTGGCCTCCGGCCCCAGTCGCTATGTGCGTAGTCTTGCCCCAACGAAGGGGTGTTGTCATTACTGCCAAAATCTGAGATCGCCATCATCTAGAGAACTTGGAGGCGCGCCACCATGATCATGCGTTCCGATGGCGCCTTGCTCAGTAGCGCGGCAGAAGCCGCTCTAAATGCGAGAAGCATCCGTGTCATGCGGAGTCGCTGACGCGCAGGCAGTAGGAATTTTCTGACAGCTAATCGAGGCTCAGACTTACGCGTTGATCAGAGTAGCGGCGTGGGGTGGGTGCTTGTAGGTGCTCATAAGGGCTCAATTGGATGATCTGCAACTCGCTGCTTTATGGATTGCAACGCTGGCGCGGCGACTCCGCTAAGTGGTTGATTTCGTGACGTTAACTCTCGTTGGCACCTCGTGCATTAACAGCGAGTGTCTGAGGCAGATCTACTTCGACCGCTCGATGGGTGGCGACGGGTCCTTCCGTTCTTCCAGCGAGCGAGTCGCTTGCCCTCGGGGCTGAAGTGCCGACAGAACGACGAGGTCGACGGACCAGCAGGACCACATGGCCCTGCTCCAACTTTGCGAAGTGCGATAGCTCCTAGGGTTGCCAAACTGGCGATAAGCGATGCCATGGACCTGCGGTCTGATCGCCATGACAAGTGTGCTTTGTCATCCCGTGCCCTATTCGCTCCGGCGGCCTGGAACTGCACTTGTTAGCCGTCGTAAACGTGGCAATCAGCGGACTAGTCCGATGCCCATCTCAGAAAATTCTGAGGCTTCGTTTCCGCAATTCGGCGATACTCGCGGTTTGCAGGGTCGAGACAGACCGTCTATCCATTCCAATTTGCTGAAGGAGCTTTCAAGGATGACAACCCACGGTACTTCCCCCGGAGCGCGACTGGTCGATATCCCCTGGCCTCTGACTTTCGATGCATTTTCGTTCGGTGTTCGCTGCTACAACACATTGGCTAGCAACATCATCTTCATGAACCATCAGTTCGCAGTAGAACTCGATGGTCCATCCGGCCAGCCAAGCTCGCCTGAATGGAAAGATGGCTGGACAGCTGGCTTCATCGTCATGGCCGAAGAAATGCCCCCCGATCCGGTAGAACTTCGCTGGACATCACTGGACGGCGCAGAACATTACGCGGAAATAGACCTGATCGAAGACATCTTTCCTCAGCGGCTGGTTTTGCACAGCGTGCCCAAAGAGGATGTCAATGAAGATTGGGCGCGGTACGAGGGCGGAAAAACTAGGCCGCCCCAGATACTGATGGAGGTCAACGACCGGACCGTCAATGTCTACATGAAGGCAATGGTACTCACCAATTCCCCCCCGAATCCTGATCGTCCCGACATTATCGGCTGCCGAGACTTAATTCTGGCCTGGACGAAGACCTACTAAGGAAGGGGTGCGGCATGGAAGACCGAAAGAATAAGAAGAAGGTAGTCCAACTCGCAGAAGACGGACTGCCGAAAGCCGACGTTTCGCACTACACAGCCACGCCAGAGCATCTGACAAGCTACGACCGGGCTGCCGATGAACTCTACAGATTCAAGGTGCCGGCGTTGCTCGACACCAAGGACCGGCATTCGTACCTCTTGATCGGGCTGATGGATGGTACCGGCAACGATGTCGCTAAAGACCCACTGCATGCTACGAATGTTGCGAGGTTTGAGGCCCAGGCCGACAAGCTCAAGAAGTCTGGCGTCAGTGTCGATGTCGTGTACAAAGCCGGCCCCGGCACGCAAAAAAACATTGTTGCCGAAAACTTAGATGCGGCGACCGGACACACCAGCAAGTCAATCGCCGAGAGCATGTACCAGGATTTGGTGGATCGTGCGCAGGAAATTTATGAGCGTGATCCGGATGCGAAAATCGCAATCCATATCGAGGGATTCAGTCGCGGGGCCAGTCAGGTTCCGATACTGGCACGGATGATTCACGACCGTGGCATTCCCAATTTGTATCGACCTGAGTACGTCTCAGACGCGCGTGGGAACATAACGGAAACCTATCCACACTTCCATCAGGCACCGGGGCATACTCCGATGTCGGTGGGCCTGTATGACCCGGTGCCGACCGGCGCGATGGAAAAGCTGGACCGGCGCTTGCCGCCTTCGGTGGTGTCCGGGTTCCAGATCAACGCCGCCGATGAGAAGCGCGGCAAGTTTCCAGTGGATCGCATCATTCCGGCTGGCCTGTCGGAGGATGGTCGCTTTCTTAGCGTCAGCGTGGCGGGCGCGCATTCCGACATCGGCGGCAGCTACCAGCGCAATGGTCTGGGTACGCGAAGCCAGAACCTGATGACGGACTATCACAACGCGCTATTCAGTGAGCCGCTGTTGCGGCGATTGCCCGAGACCTATGACCCGCGTCTCAACGTCATTCATCGCTCCGAAGAAGGCAGCATCTTCAGGTTCCTACCGAAAACCCAGCGCGACTTGCCGGCAGGCGAAGTCACTAAGCTGATGCCGGACGACGGCAGTCCGACGCCGAGTGATCCGGTCGCCGCTGCGGCCCGGCATCGGCCGGAACCGATGTCGGCGGCTGTGGTTGAA is a window of Lysobacter antibioticus DNA encoding:
- a CDS encoding NAD(P)/FAD-dependent oxidoreductase translates to MNDVIIIGGSFAGLAAALQLGRARRKVTVLDTGLPRNRFAGHSHGLLGHDHKPPLDILAEARQQLARYPTIRLVNGRADSISGAIDDFTVLTADGESLGARRLILSYGVVDQMPDVPGFAESWGTSIVPCPYCDGFEVAGQHWGLVWSGPQSHNQVRLFHDWTDRLTVLADGREIAPDIRADLARRGIPVVDGRIAEIAHHGEQNAIARLDTGSQVSVDILFAHPRNKPSASLHESLGLATVDTPLGIVLKVDERRETSMPGIYAAGDLTNPLLPSVTTASWQGAMAGIFAQQSMLG
- a CDS encoding LuxR C-terminal-related transcriptional regulator yields the protein MKYVVADDHLSSVLMVTKLLQDRMDVREEAISSAKDSEALFEVLDGVADGPVVVILDLVMPGKLKRLPLLRAVLDHAADIRVVAYSGSDSALLAEAVLDAGAFSYVSKGSSRSVLLEAIKSATQRNKYMDPQVDVQKNQGHPWRDLTPREASVIIMLCKGESVSSVAEALGITNKTVSSHKVRALQKLDLPESAGLTSYLINSGLTYLLDD